The Malassezia vespertilionis chromosome 2, complete sequence genomic sequence GACGATACCAGCGTTTGGGTCACGCCGCTCGAGGCGAACAGTGCACATGCGTCTCACAACGCCACGCTGCTCTTGCAGTGGCACGGCGCATACCCAGGCGAGACGCGGCTGGCCCTgacgccgcttgcgccgcccactGCGCCGGACATTGCGATCGCGATAAACAACCCCGCAGAAGCGATCGTGggtgcgcctgcagcggTGTGTATTCGCGTCGCGAATAGGTCGGATGCACGGGTGCTCGATGTGCTGATGGAGTGTGCGTCGACCGAGGCATTCCTctttgccggcgcgcgccgcaaaacaCTGCAGGTGCTGCTCCCGGGCGAGACACGCACGGTGCAATGGAAGCTTGTTCCACAGCACGCAGGGCTGCTTTCCCTGCCGGCCCTGCGTGCTTGGGAGGTGCAGCGCGGGGAGAAATTGCTGCCGCTGGCCACGCCGTATCCCGGCACGATGTGCGTTCGTATAGGGTAGTGCAGCGTACATCaccgcgcattgcgcctcGCCTAGAGTACAAAATAGCTACGTGCGCCAcgcatttcgcgcgccgccctaCTCCAATCCGTCCTGCGTCACAAGCGCAATCATCGCGTCGACTACCTGCTGGTTGGACGCAGTTCGCATCGCCTGCGGCTCCTCAATGCCCGCCTGGAGCGTCCTATTCATCAACGTACGCAGCTGGCGGCAAAGCACACCGACACGTGCACTCGCACGGAGCTTTACCCAGCCGTCTGCATCCGCCTCGGCACCGGTAGCGATGGCAATCCCACCCATATCGTGATGCACGTACAACGGACCGCCAAAGAGCAGCAGTGCATACAATGGCGCCTCGGTGGCATCGCGCAAATACGTCCGCTGTGCATTGGCACTTTTGTGGCACACGGCAAGATAGTTCGACTTGAACTTGGTCGCATGGAAAAGCATCGAGCTCGGATGCAGGAATACACGCCCATCGTGCTCGTCAAAGTagtgcagcgctcgcgcgtcCGCCTCCTTCTCCACGGCGCCTGCCGCCGAGGCATTAAACTTGGCGCTTGGCAAGTCGACTCGCGCAACAGACGCCCACATCGCCGCGAGCAgcatcgagcgcagcaagtTGGTGTtggcagcgtgcgcatcgagcgcgtgtACACCAGGCCGCATGGGCCAGCGCGGCCCTTCGGTGCGCCATCCATGTGCGTAGGATGCAGGCACCAGACGCAGATCCTCCAAATTGCGCAagagctgcgtgcgtgTCATGGCGACATCCTGCAAGGCAGTGTACGAAAGGCCCAGTGTGGCGCACCATTTGCGCACATCACGCTTCTCACGCCGTTGTGTGAGGAATGCGGCAAAGATGTTGGCGTGGGCAAGGAGATCACTGTTCCCATACAGGTAcgcagcacgcgctttCGCTgcctcctcgtcgcgctgcgcagcgaccaTAGGGCGCGATGCAAGAATAGCGACTACGTGCAAGAGCGGCTCTACGCACCCAAACAAGCAGCCCAAcacgagcagcttgccgagccGCACGTCCAGCggaagctgcgcaaggtgctGGCCGAGCGGCGTGAGCGGTGCATTAAACCCACCCGGCTGCAAAGCACCCGCCACCTGGAGCTTGTAGTGCGTCGCCTCCAACGCGTCCGTGCTCGGCGGATcgatggcgcgctggagaaatgcgcgcagatCCGCTCCCGGCTGGATCGATTTTACTTGCAGCACCAGACCTTCCAGCGGCGTACGCTGTATCTCGGGGATGGactgtgcacgctgcaaacTTTCTTCCATCCCGCGCGAGTAGAGTCGGAAACTCTCGCCGGGCATggtgcgcccagcgcggcccGCACGTTGCTtgcatgcagcacgcgaAGCCCACGTCTCTTCGAGGCGTGTCAGGCTGGACTTGGCATCGTGGTGTGCCTCGCGGACACGGCCGGTATCGACGACAAAACACACGTCGGGAATTGTGATGGACGTCTCGGCAACATTGGTCGACACCACAATCTTACGCTCGTCTTTGCGCACCGACTGGAAtaccttgcgctgctcggaCGGCGCCAGGTTTGCGTGCAGAGGCAAGAGGACGGCGCCAggcaggcgctgcgcgacaatGGCATCGATAGCACGTCGAATTTCACCAACACCAGGACAAAAAACAAGGATGGAAGCTTTACCGGTGAGGAGGCCGGTATGGTCTATTTTttctgcacgctgcgccgcgagcgcaacgGTGCGTGCAAGAAAGGTGTAGTCGGTCGGCTGCGTCGCCAAGGCACGCAatgtgcgcagctgcggcggcggcacagcgtcgAGTGCGAGCATCGGATCGGCTGGGCAGTGCTCGTGGGTATAAGGCCGCTCGCTCTCGAAGGCACTCATGGCCACAATCTCCTCCATGTAGTGGTCCTGCACAGGAAAGGTACGGCCGGGAATATGCTTGTACGGCGTGTCGCGACCAAAGTAGTTGATAAATGTTTCTGGCGTCACGGTCGCACTCATCAAAATCACGCGCAGCTTCTTGTTCCGTGTCAAGACAtcgcgcaggagcaggagcaAAAAATCAGACTcggtgctgcgctcgtgcacctCATCCACAATGACGTGCGAAATGGACTGGAGCTCGGGGTCGGCTCCGCTCGccaggcggcgcaaaagcacgcCCGTGGTTGTAAACAAGAGCCGGCAGGActtggccgcgcgccgctcgccgcgaATCGCATAGCCCACCAGCGCACCTTCTTCCGCCCGCTGCTCCAGCGATTCGCAGCGCTCCACGGCgacacgcgcggcgacgccCATGGCAGATACCCTGCGCGGCTGCGTGACGAGAATGTTGCAGAGACTACCGGTACCGCTGGCAATGGCGTCGTCTAGCAAAAACTGCGGCACTTGGGTCGTTTTGCCGCAGCCCGTCTCGCCGGTAATAAGTACAACAGGGTGGGAGGCAACGGCTTGCAGCAGAGTAGCAcgcgcagtgtgcgcagGAAGCGACGTACGCACCGGTGCAATGCTCTCGCTGTACTTTAGCgaggcgtgcagcgcgtgcagcgaaGCAACAAGCcgcttgtccagcgcgtcgttgtgctgcagagcagggattttgtgcacggcgcggcgcggcgcagcagcgtgcggctCCGTCgcaagcggtgcgtgcggcaaTGTGCTTGATGGAGCCGCAATCAAGTGCTCCATGACCGAGTCGAGCGACGGCGGATCATGGACCATGGCCTCCAAGACTTCCGCAAGCTGTTGCTGGACCATAATGAGAGCACCGCCCTCGCATGCCTCGAGTATCTCGCGCATATCCTCGCGGCCATGCATTccacgcagcgcttgcatcgcATGTTGCGTGAGTGCAAGCCGCAAAAACGCAGGAAGGCTCTCGCCGACGACGTAGAtgctcggcaaggcgccTGGTTCGGCAAGGTACAAGGATAAGGGAtgcggcacaagcacgAGCATCACCGGCTTGCCTTGGTGCTCTCCGACGTGGAGAAGGACGCTCGTGTCAGTCAGCCGGGCATGGGGGTCGACGGGCACGAGCGGGCCGAAAAAGTCCTCGAGCATCGTGCGCTCTTCggcttggcgctgctctGCTTCCGGCGATGTTGCTTGTACGGCATGGTCCAGGTCCATAGACTCGCCAATAAGCtgatgcagcagcatgtCCAGCACAAGCCCAACCGAGGTGGCCTGCGGCAATGTATAtgcgcgcaccttgcccAGTATCTCGGCCGCTGCTTTGCGTGGAAATCCTGCTTGCTTCTCCAGCCGGTCCAGGGTCCAGCGATCGACCAAGCTATCGCTACCGGCTACAGCACTCGTCACAAACGATTCCGCAGACGCAGTCGGCTTAAGCTGCGGCGGCAGATCTTGCTCGGGCGTATACAGCACAATGTACTCgatcgccgcgtcgcggtcGGGCAGTGCAAGGATCGAGGCAAGTACGGGATGGTtatgctgcagcgcgctgcgctttgcaggATCGGCATACGTcatgcgcgcatcttgGAGCCAGGAAAGGACACGGCGCATGTACCCAccacgcacgcccagcTTGGTCAGTTCCGCGACGAGCTTCTGTGTATCGATTTGGctgtgtgcagcgccgtctgcCAGCGGCACCACATCTGCGCAATCGTCGGTCATCTGCGCGCGTATTGTACTCTCCACGAGCTCGCGGAGCGCTGGCGCCATGCGCACTTCCTTTGCATTCTGCCAGGCCTTGCTCAGGCCACGTTTTGGATCGCCTTTCGCCGCATCGCGTGCTGCACGTTGTTTTTGCatcgcttcgcgctccgcatcgCGTTTCTGGATCGCCTCAAAGGGATCCGCAGCCCATTTCCACGCCtcgtctgcgcgcgcttcttttttgacttgctccagcgccagcCAGTATTCGCGGGGGCCCGGTGGCAAGTTTCTGTACAAGTTCAATTGGCTAAAGAGGCGGAAAAGTACGTAGGTAGCGCCCCAGTGCTTGgcttccagcgccgtcTCGCAGTGGAGTCGGGCGCCGGGCTCGAGGGGTTCCATGCGCAAAGTGAATGGATTCGACTTGTCCTGCTTGTTCTCTTTTATGATGGTAATCACACAGGTATAGCCATCCTTGGTTCTGCGTGCGTGTACGTCGGGTCTGGCAAAGCCTGGCATtttttgcacgcgctcgtACAGCAGGTTGAGGGGGGTCTTGCTGCCGGGGGGAAAGAGCTCCTGCGTCCCATCCGCTCGCGTGGTGGTAGCGGACACTGGCTTTGGGCCACCGCCTTTCACCCAGTCCGGTagcggcgccgctttcgACGAGGTCACGCCGCTGGCCTTGATCGCAGCGTtcttcttgcgcggcgccatggtgGTGGGATCGGGGGCTATCGGGGTGGAGGGGCTATGGCTACCGACACGGCGCTACGCTGCGATGTGCTGCAAACCTACACGCGCTTTCCACATGGCCTCTTTCAGGTGCATCACTTCTTTCCACAAATTTTCTTCCCATTCCAGATCA encodes the following:
- the ucp12 gene encoding RNA helicase (COG:A; EggNog:ENOG503NWAW; TransMembrane:1 (o1114-1135i)) produces the protein MAPRKKNAAIKASGVTSSKAAPLPDWVKGGGPKPVSATTTRADGTQELFPPGSKTPLNLLYERVQKMPGFARPDVHARRTKDGYTCVITIIKENKQDKSNPFTLRMEPLEPGARLHCETALEAKHWGATYVLFRLFSQLNLYRNLPPGPREYWLALEQVKKEARADEAWKWAADPFEAIQKRDAEREAMQKQRAARDAAKGDPKRGLSKAWQNAKEVRMAPALRELVESTIRAQMTDDCADVVPLADGAAHSQIDTQKLVAELTKLGVRGGYMRRVLSWLQDARMTYADPAKRSALQHNHPVLASILALPDRDAAIEYIVLYTPEQDLPPQLKPTASAESFVTSAVAGSDSLVDRWTLDRLEKQAGFPRKAAAEILGKVRAYTLPQATSVGLVLDMLLHQLIGESMDLDHAVQATSPEAEQRQAEERTMLEDFFGPLVPVDPHARLTDTSVLLHVGEHQGKPVMLVLVPHPLSLYLAEPGALPSIYVVGESLPAFLRLALTQHAMQALRGMHGREDMREILEACEGGALIMVQQQLAEVLEAMVHDPPSLDSVMEHLIAAPSSTLPHAPLATEPHAAAPRRAVHKIPALQHNDALDKRLVASLHALHASLKYSESIAPVRTSLPAHTARATLLQAVASHPVVLITGETGCGKTTQVPQFLLDDAIASGTGSLCNILVTQPRRVSAMGVAARVAVERCESLEQRAEEGALVGYAIRGERRAAKSCRLLFTTTGVLLRRLASGADPELQSISHVIVDEVHERSTESDFLLLLLRDVLTRNKKLRVILMSATVTPETFINYFGRDTPYKHIPGRTFPVQDHYMEEIVAMSAFESERPYTHEHCPADPMLALDAVPPPQLRTLRALATQPTDYTFLARTVALAAQRAEKIDHTGLLTGKASILVFCPGVGEIRRAIDAIVAQRLPGAVLLPLHANLAPSEQRKVFQSVRKDERKIVVSTNVAETSITIPDVCFVVDTGRVREAHHDAKSSLTRLEETWASRAACKQRAGRAGRTMPGESFRLYSRGMEESLQRAQSIPEIQRTPLEGLVLQVKSIQPGADLRAFLQRAIDPPSTDALEATHYKLQVAGALQPGGFNAPLTPLGQHLAQLPLDVRLGKLLVLGCLFGCVEPLLHVVAILASRPMVAAQRDEEAAKARAAYLYGNSDLLAHANIFAAFLTQRREKRDVRKWCATLGLSYTALQDVAMTRTQLLRNLEDLRLVPASYAHGWRTEGPRWPMRPGVHALDAHAANTNLLRSMLLAAMWASVARVDLPSAKFNASAAGAVEKEADARALHYFDEHDGRVFLHPSSMLFHATKFKSNYLAVCHKSANAQRTYLRDATEAPLYALLLFGGPLYVHHDMGGIAIATGAEADADGWVKLRASARVGVLCRQLRTLMNRTLQAGIEEPQAMRTASNQQVVDAMIALVTQDGLE